One genomic segment of Pleurodeles waltl isolate 20211129_DDA chromosome 11, aPleWal1.hap1.20221129, whole genome shotgun sequence includes these proteins:
- the NEU2 gene encoding sialidase-2 → MNPSPVYDSVTQTIFLLFITVRGEVAEEHQINTQTNSVRLCQITSIDQVKTWSSLTDLTDAVFGSAHGEWATFADGPGHGLQLSDENRTLVIPAYAHRIQGQRARPVPHAFCICSPAHGKSWVKGGFVDTASAVECRVVEIVQIGGHALLYCNARSDQGMSVQALSYTHGVDFADGRLVKKLVKEPRGCHGSVVGFRLHEKASLGSDPDGSPLFCCLFECGDDSEYERLDFMMFTFRQILQSVC, encoded by the exons ATGAACCCCAGCCCTGTGTATGACTCAGTCACTCAAACTATCTTCCTCTTGTTCATCACTGTTCGTGGAGAAGTAGCTGAAGAACATCAGATCAACACGCAAACCAATTCGGTACGTCTGTGCCAAATCACCAGCATAGACCAGGTGAAGACCTGGAGCTCCCTCACTGATCTCACAGACGCAGTCTTTGGATCTGCCCATGGAGAGTGGGCAACGTTTGCTGATGGCCCAGGACATGGCTTGCAGCTCAGCGATGAGAACAGAACTCTGGTGATACCAGCATATGCCCACCGGATACAGGGCCAGAGAGCTCGCCCTGTCCCCCATGCCTTCTGCATATGCAGTCCTGCCCACGGAAAGAGCTGGGTCAAAGGAGGCTTTGTGGACACAGCAAGTGCAGTGGAGTGCCGGGTTGTAGAGATTGTCCAGATTGGCGGCCATGCATTGTTATACTGCAATGCCAGGAGCGACCAGGGTATGAGCGTGCAGGCACTCAGTTACACACACGGAGTGGACTTTGCAGATGGTAGACTAGTGAAGAAGTTGGTGAAAGAGCCAAGGGGGTGTCATGGGAGTGTTGTTGGCTTTAGGTTGCATGAAAAAGCCTCACTGG GAAGTGACCCTGATGGCTCACCCCTCTTCTGCTGTCTCTTTGAATGTGGTGATGACTCCGAGTACGAGCGCTTGGACTTCATGATGTTTACCTTCCGACAGATCCTTCAATCTGTCTGCTGA